The genomic stretch AGTATTGAGACCAGGTTTATTCTTGTAATAAATCCTATTGTTATGTCTGGGCGATTGGCTTTTTTTCGGTAAAAAGAGAGTAAATTGAAAAACCTTCTAACAGTATGGTTCGGTATCCATCCACCATAAAGTTTAATGTGCTCGATATTTGAAGGTAGGTCATAGGAGCTACTTTCGTTGAATGTGATGATTCTAACGTCGTGGTTTTCCCCAAATTTCTCAGCTAGGAGCACCAAAACTCTCTCGGCACCTCCGCCGGAAATGGCGTGGCAAACAAAATCAATCCTATATTTCCTGGGCATAATAAATTAATGTTTTAAGAGTTGCCAACTTCTTTTTTGCTCAATCGTATTGCATAACCTACATAGAAAAAGCTCGCTATAATGTAAACAATGGTGGTGCTCAAGACCAAACCATATACTTCGAAATACTTTATAAAGATAAAATTTAGGACAAGATTCAATATTAGGTTAAAAAAGGATAACCAAGCCATGAACTTGTTTTTGTTCAAAGCCGTAAGAAATCTAACAGTGATCAACGTACAAAGGTAAAACGGTACATGGAGCAAAAATATTATTTGAATTTTGGAAACAATCACGGTGTCTTCGCTGGTAAATTCTTTGCGCTCAAAAAACAATGCTATAATGTCGCTGCTAAAAAATATTAGTAGTGCACAAATTACCAATGCCCCCAGAAATGTAACCCCCCAAAGCTTTTTTAACTGTTTAAACGCTTTTTCCAAATTAGTGGCGATGGCTCTTGAAAAATGTGGCAAAAGGACATTGCTCAATGCAACCATTACTATGCTTATGATAAAAGAAGGAATTTTAATACCGTAATTGATCGCTGCGATAGAACCTATGGCAAGTTGAGCGGCAAAGAATTGGTCAACAAAAGGATTTATCCCTGTTAACAGTCCCGATGTTACCTTTGGGGGATACTGCCTCATCATCTCACGAATGTTCTGATTAATTTCAATTTTTGAAATTGTAATTAGTTTTTTGCGCCATACAAAAAAAATCAAATGCGAAAAGCTAAGTACACTGCCTATCAACATGGAATAGGCCAAAACATAATCACCAAAAAAATCCCTAAAGTAGAACAAGGATAAAAGTGTTACCAACGGGGGATACGCCAATGTTATTTTGGACAAGAAAAAGTGTCCTTCAATCTCCAGGAGTGCGTTTCCAAAACTTGCAAAGCCCCAGAAAAAAATACAGGGCAATACAATATATATTTGATTTCTGACCAATTGGTAGTATTCCATGGTATGATCCGGAAAAACGCTCTCCAAAAAAAACTGGGAAAAAACCAAAGTCACTACACAGAGGATAGTTACTATACCCAGTATGGAAATGAGGGATACGCTTTGAAACGAACCTAATTGTTTTGAGCTCTTCTCCTCAATTATATAATTAGGTATAAAAAGACTATTTAATGACCCAATAAATACCTGTTGGATAAAGTTTGGGATTAAAATGGCAATCAAAAAGGTGTCGAGAAAAATTGAAAGTCCAAAAGAAGCCGCTACTTCTGTTTCCTTAAAAAAGGATAATACTTTTACACCAAAGGTGATACCTCCGACCAAAATAATATTTTTGATCAGTTTGTTTTTTAATCCGCCGTTTACTTTTTGGATAATGCTCCTCATGGATTATTTATGACAATCATAGAATCAACAGCAAATAGGATCATTTGAATTAATTGATTTAAACTAGAGGTGAAACAGGTAACCCTTTGGTGTTCAGCTACAAAATGAGTTTGGTATTAATCAGGATTTCTTGCCTATTTGATAGTATTCGAACTCCATAGATTTTAACTTGTCATGATCGTACTGGTTTCTACCATCAAAAATGACTGCTGATTTCAGCAATTTCTTTAGTTCACCAAAGTCCGGTGCCCTAAACTCTTTCCATTCAGTAAGTAAAATCATAGCATCTGCATTTTCCAAGGCTGCATATTTTGCCGTAAAATAAGTGATGTTCGGCACGTCCTTAAGATAAAAATGTTGTGCTTCGTCCATTGCTTTTGGGTCATATGCATTGATTTTGGCCCCTCTTTTGGTCAACTCCTTTATAATATATATTGCAGGAGCTTCACGCATATCGTCGGTTCCCGGTTTGAAGGAAAGCCCCCAAACGGCAAAAGTCAATCCGCTTAAGTCTTCACCATATTTTTCCGTTACCTTTTTTGCGATGACAAATTTTTGACGGTCGTTGACATCTTCCACAGCTTTGATGAGTTCTGGGGTATAACCGTGCTCTTCCGCTGTTCTTTTGAGTGCTTTCACATCTTTTGGGAAGCATGAGCCTCCGTATCCGCTTCCTGGGTATATAAAGCTGTATCCGATACGGCTATCGGAGCCAATCCCTATTCTGACCTTATTCACATCCGCATCTACCAGTTCACATATATTGGCAACCTCGTTCATGAATGAGATCTTGGTGGCCAACATGGCATTTGCCACATACTTGGTCATCTCCGCAGACCTTACATCCATAGTGATCAAACGATCCATACTGCTCCTAAAAAATGGGGAATAGAGGTTGCGCATTATCTTAGTGGCACTATCATCATCCGAACCAACAACAACTCTGTCCGGTTTCAGAAAATCATTTATAGCATCACCTTCCTTTAAAAATTCGGGATTGGAGACTACATGGAATTCAATATCGGCATTTCTTTTCTTTAGCTCTTTTGCAATGGTCTCCCGAACTTTGTCCGCCGTTCCCACGGGCACGGTGGATTTATCCACGACGATAAGGGGAGTGGACATGTGTTCACCAATTTCTTTGGCAACCTGCAGTACATATTTAAGGTCTGCCGAACCGTCTTCGCCCATTGGTGTACCAACGGCTATGAAAGCAACATCACATTGATTTAAATTGTCTTTAAGGCTCGTGCTGAAAAGAAGGGTATTGTTTTCAATGTTTCTTTTTACCATGGGCTCCAAACCAGGCTCATAGATGGGAATAATTCCTTTTTTAAGCCCTTTTATCTTATTTTCATCTACATCTATGCAGGTGACCGTGTTTCCCATTTCGGCAAAACAGGTTCCACTTACCAAGCCAACATATCCGGTTCCGATTACTGTTAAATTCATGATTAAAGTTTAGTTTAAAAGTATTTTTAAGTTTTGTAAGGACAATTATTGAAACGTTGTAAAGTTGTTTTTATGATTATCCCCTGTTTACATTGTAAAATTCTTTGTACCAATCGACAAACTTATGGATTCCCTGATTAATAGGGGTATTGGGTTTGTAGCCGTAGTCCATGATCAATTCATCTACATTTGCCCAAGTTTTTTCTACATCTCCAGGTTGCATGGGCAAGTTTTCTCGGATTGCCTTTAAATCAAGGCTGTTCTCTATAGCTTCAATAAAGTCTAAAAGTTTGACCGATTTGTTGTTCCCAATATTGTAAAGTCTATACAGGTCATTCTTCTTTGAGCGTTCTGTTGTATCTTTTTCAATGATTCGTACAATACCCTCTGTAATATCATCTATATAGGTAAAATCCCTTTCTAGGTTACCGTGATTGAATACTTTTATTGGTTCTCCGTTCAAAATTGCCTTTGTAAATAAAAACAAGGCCATGTCAGGTCTGCCCCATGGTCCATAAACAGTAAAAAATCTAAGTCCGGTAGTGTTGAAGTTGTACAGATGGCTATACGTGTGCGCCATAAGTTCGTTGCTCTTTTTGGAAGCTGCGTACAGGCTTACCGGTTGGTCCACCGGATCGCTGGTTTCAAAAGGTATTTTTTTGTTGAGACCATATACACTGGAACTGCTGGCATACACCAGGTGTTTTACTTTATGGTGACGACATCCCTCCAGAATGTTCAAGAAGCCAACAATGTTACTTTCTACATAGGCCCCAGGATTTTCTAGACTATATCTTACACCTGCCTGGGCCGCCAAATTGCATACAACATCAAAGTTCTCCTCCTTGAATAGGTTTGCAATACTTTCACGATCTGACAAATCCATTTTTACAAAGCGAAATGAAGGTTTGGTGTGGCTTCTGGTAATCAAGCCTTCTTTGGAGGCTTCACTCTTTTCAATACCAAG from Flagellimonas oceani encodes the following:
- the murJ gene encoding murein biosynthesis integral membrane protein MurJ produces the protein MRSIIQKVNGGLKNKLIKNIILVGGITFGVKVLSFFKETEVAASFGLSIFLDTFLIAILIPNFIQQVFIGSLNSLFIPNYIIEEKSSKQLGSFQSVSLISILGIVTILCVVTLVFSQFFLESVFPDHTMEYYQLVRNQIYIVLPCIFFWGFASFGNALLEIEGHFFLSKITLAYPPLVTLLSLFYFRDFFGDYVLAYSMLIGSVLSFSHLIFFVWRKKLITISKIEINQNIREMMRQYPPKVTSGLLTGINPFVDQFFAAQLAIGSIAAINYGIKIPSFIISIVMVALSNVLLPHFSRAIATNLEKAFKQLKKLWGVTFLGALVICALLIFFSSDIIALFFERKEFTSEDTVIVSKIQIIFLLHVPFYLCTLITVRFLTALNKNKFMAWLSFFNLILNLVLNFIFIKYFEVYGLVLSTTIVYIIASFFYVGYAIRLSKKEVGNS
- a CDS encoding UDP-glucose dehydrogenase family protein, whose protein sequence is MNLTVIGTGYVGLVSGTCFAEMGNTVTCIDVDENKIKGLKKGIIPIYEPGLEPMVKRNIENNTLLFSTSLKDNLNQCDVAFIAVGTPMGEDGSADLKYVLQVAKEIGEHMSTPLIVVDKSTVPVGTADKVRETIAKELKKRNADIEFHVVSNPEFLKEGDAINDFLKPDRVVVGSDDDSATKIMRNLYSPFFRSSMDRLITMDVRSAEMTKYVANAMLATKISFMNEVANICELVDADVNKVRIGIGSDSRIGYSFIYPGSGYGGSCFPKDVKALKRTAEEHGYTPELIKAVEDVNDRQKFVIAKKVTEKYGEDLSGLTFAVWGLSFKPGTDDMREAPAIYIIKELTKRGAKINAYDPKAMDEAQHFYLKDVPNITYFTAKYAALENADAMILLTEWKEFRAPDFGELKKLLKSAVIFDGRNQYDHDKLKSMEFEYYQIGKKS
- a CDS encoding NAD-dependent epimerase, with product MKILVTGAAGFIGFYVSDRLTDLGHDVVGLDNINNYYDTNLKFARLKELGIEKSEASKEGLITRSHTKPSFRFVKMDLSDRESIANLFKEENFDVVCNLAAQAGVRYSLENPGAYVESNIVGFLNILEGCRHHKVKHLVYASSSSVYGLNKKIPFETSDPVDQPVSLYAASKKSNELMAHTYSHLYNFNTTGLRFFTVYGPWGRPDMALFLFTKAILNGEPIKVFNHGNLERDFTYIDDITEGIVRIIEKDTTERSKKNDLYRLYNIGNNKSVKLLDFIEAIENSLDLKAIRENLPMQPGDVEKTWANVDELIMDYGYKPNTPINQGIHKFVDWYKEFYNVNRG